Proteins co-encoded in one Nitratireductor kimnyeongensis genomic window:
- a CDS encoding TRAP transporter substrate-binding protein yields the protein MEKKTMTRMLKTFVSASILSTAVSFGAMAQETVLRMSNWLPPSHPIVRDMMMPWAEQLKEASDGRIEVQILDAPLGPPPAHFDLAANGAVDLTFGVHGYTPGRFTLTEIAEMPFLADTSESLSVAFWRVFESDLGQAEEHRGTKVLGVFGHGPGLLFTKGKPVSPLSDLSGAKIRVAGNITNKLAEAMDMVSIQAPSPQSYEILSGGIADGIFFPVESVPFFKLETLVDKALRVPGGLYNVSFFFVMNKAKFDSLSDEDKAAIEKVSGEAFSRMAGQAWDAADAAGMEVIGSTVDFHDATDEELAALREKTQPMFDDLAKAYEAKGLDFDVVLGKLKDEIKAVAAE from the coding sequence ATGGAGAAAAAGACAATGACGCGCATGCTGAAAACATTTGTATCTGCATCTATTCTGTCGACAGCCGTGAGTTTTGGTGCGATGGCGCAGGAGACGGTTCTGCGCATGTCGAACTGGCTGCCGCCATCTCACCCGATCGTCCGGGACATGATGATGCCCTGGGCGGAGCAACTGAAAGAAGCCAGCGACGGCCGTATCGAAGTGCAAATTCTGGATGCACCGCTCGGTCCGCCACCGGCGCATTTCGACCTCGCCGCCAATGGTGCTGTCGATCTGACCTTTGGTGTGCATGGCTATACGCCGGGGCGTTTCACCCTGACCGAAATTGCCGAAATGCCGTTCCTCGCCGATACGTCGGAGAGCCTTTCGGTGGCCTTCTGGCGTGTGTTCGAGAGCGATCTGGGGCAGGCCGAAGAGCACCGCGGCACCAAGGTGCTGGGCGTGTTCGGCCATGGGCCGGGGCTCCTGTTCACCAAGGGCAAGCCTGTTTCGCCCCTGTCGGACCTTTCCGGTGCGAAGATCCGCGTTGCAGGCAACATCACCAACAAGCTCGCCGAAGCGATGGACATGGTGTCAATCCAGGCGCCGTCTCCTCAATCCTATGAGATCCTTTCGGGCGGTATTGCCGACGGTATTTTCTTCCCCGTCGAATCCGTGCCTTTCTTCAAGCTCGAAACACTGGTCGACAAGGCGCTGCGTGTTCCCGGCGGCCTCTACAACGTCTCGTTCTTCTTCGTGATGAACAAGGCGAAGTTTGACAGCCTGTCGGATGAAGACAAGGCGGCCATCGAAAAGGTTTCCGGCGAGGCATTCTCGCGCATGGCGGGGCAGGCATGGGATGCTGCGGATGCAGCCGGCATGGAGGTCATCGGCTCGACGGTGGATTTCCACGATGCGACCGATGAAGAGCTTGCGGCGCTCCGTGAGAAGACGCAGCCGATGTTCGATGATCTGGCCAAGGCCTATGAGGCAAAGGGGCTCGATTTCGACGTGGTTCTGGGCAAGCTCAAGGACGAAATCAAAGCGGTGGCGGCCGAATAA
- a CDS encoding NAD/NADP-dependent octopine/nopaline dehydrogenase family protein: protein MKVAVLGGGNGSYAAAADFAEAGHDVRWWRRDRASFADVEQAGGITLTDHEGSRKIAVVPTDDLAAALKGAELIVAPTPAFAQEDIATKLAPHLEDGQVIYLPPGTFGSYLMMKRIRDAGSKADIAIAETGTLPWLTRKQGPLEVRVTTRASRLPTGVLPAKHTDHAIKAIAAVFPASIEPVEDALSGALMNAGPIIHPPLILMNAGPIEHFDRWDIHNEGTQASIRRTHTALDNERMAIREALGYGAPHFPLADHYETSNWMYGNLAHDKLVDSGDWHEKLDLKSHRYMLEDVGMGLAFMVSVGDWAGVPCPVAAGLLAIAGAVAERDFRAEGRTMEQIGLAGESREAVQTMLREGL from the coding sequence ATGAAAGTAGCGGTTCTGGGCGGAGGCAACGGGTCTTATGCTGCGGCTGCGGATTTTGCCGAGGCGGGGCATGATGTCCGCTGGTGGCGGCGGGATCGCGCTAGTTTCGCCGATGTCGAGCAGGCTGGTGGCATCACCCTGACAGATCACGAGGGCAGCCGGAAGATCGCGGTCGTGCCGACCGATGATCTCGCCGCAGCTTTGAAGGGAGCGGAGCTGATCGTTGCGCCGACCCCGGCCTTTGCGCAGGAGGACATCGCCACAAAGCTCGCGCCGCATCTGGAGGATGGGCAGGTGATCTACCTGCCGCCGGGCACGTTTGGCTCCTACCTGATGATGAAGCGTATTCGTGACGCGGGCTCGAAGGCCGACATCGCGATTGCCGAAACGGGCACGCTGCCTTGGCTGACACGCAAGCAGGGGCCGCTGGAAGTGCGCGTGACGACGCGGGCCTCGCGCCTGCCTACGGGCGTCTTGCCAGCAAAGCATACCGATCACGCGATCAAGGCGATTGCGGCGGTGTTCCCGGCTTCCATCGAGCCCGTTGAGGATGCCCTGTCGGGCGCGCTGATGAATGCCGGTCCGATCATCCACCCGCCGCTGATCCTCATGAATGCCGGTCCCATTGAGCATTTCGACCGCTGGGACATTCACAATGAGGGAACGCAGGCTTCTATCCGCCGCACGCATACCGCGCTCGACAATGAGCGCATGGCGATCCGCGAGGCGCTGGGCTATGGCGCGCCGCATTTCCCGCTGGCCGATCACTACGAGACCAGCAACTGGATGTATGGCAATTTGGCCCATGACAAGCTGGTGGATTCCGGGGACTGGCATGAGAAGCTGGACCTGAAATCCCACCGCTACATGCTGGAGGATGTGGGCATGGGCCTCGCCTTCATGGTTTCGGTGGGCGACTGGGCCGGCGTGCCCTGTCCGGTGGCGGCGGGGCTTCTCGCCATTGCCGGAGCGGTGGCCGAGCGCGACTTCCGCGCCGAGGGGCGAACCATGGAGCAGATCGGTCTTGCGGGCGAGAGCCGTGAGGCCGTGCAGACCATGTTGCGTGAGGGCCTGTGA
- a CDS encoding thiolase family protein: MAGRTSRRMGYEGVVLAAPATTPYQRFSKETAHWWIARALRQSLQSAGLSPRDVDGFSVSSFTLFPDTAVGLTQHLGLTPRWLDHIPMGGASGVVALRRAARAVQAGDADIVACVAGDTNHVDSFRRMLSSFSRFAQDASYPYGAGGPNACFALLTDHYMSAYGATREDFGRICVAQRDNALKNPHAVMKKPLTMDQYLAARMISDPIALFDCVMPVSGAEAFLVMREEDARAAGLPYAHIRGSIERHNAFPEDPIQMRGGWAMDIDELYAMADAKPDDIDLLQTYDDYPVISMMQFEDLGFCGKGEGPAFVRERDLTIAGDFPHNTSGGQLSAGQAGAAGGFIGLVEAIRQVTGAAGPTQVEGATTAMVSGFGMINYDRGVCSSAAIISGAGT, translated from the coding sequence ATGGCGGGTCGCACCTCGAGACGGATGGGCTATGAGGGCGTGGTGCTCGCCGCGCCCGCCACAACGCCCTATCAGCGCTTCTCCAAGGAAACGGCGCATTGGTGGATCGCCCGCGCGCTGCGCCAGTCGCTTCAAAGCGCCGGCCTCAGCCCCCGCGATGTCGACGGCTTCTCGGTTTCAAGCTTCACGCTCTTTCCCGACACGGCGGTGGGGCTGACCCAGCATCTCGGCCTCACCCCGCGCTGGCTCGATCACATCCCCATGGGCGGGGCGAGCGGCGTTGTGGCGCTCAGGCGTGCGGCCCGCGCAGTGCAGGCGGGTGATGCCGACATCGTCGCCTGCGTTGCCGGCGACACCAACCATGTCGACAGCTTCCGGCGCATGCTCTCAAGCTTCAGCCGCTTCGCGCAGGACGCCTCCTATCCCTATGGTGCAGGCGGGCCGAATGCCTGTTTCGCGCTCCTGACCGACCACTATATGAGCGCCTATGGCGCGACCCGCGAGGATTTCGGCCGCATCTGCGTCGCCCAGCGCGACAATGCACTGAAGAACCCGCATGCGGTGATGAAAAAGCCGCTGACCATGGATCAGTATCTTGCCGCGCGCATGATCTCCGATCCCATCGCTCTGTTCGATTGCGTCATGCCTGTCAGCGGCGCCGAGGCATTTCTTGTGATGCGCGAGGAAGACGCCCGCGCCGCCGGCCTTCCCTACGCGCATATTCGCGGCAGCATCGAACGCCACAACGCCTTCCCCGAAGACCCGATCCAGATGCGCGGCGGCTGGGCCATGGATATCGACGAGCTTTACGCCATGGCCGATGCGAAGCCCGACGACATCGACCTGTTGCAGACCTATGACGATTACCCGGTCATCTCCATGATGCAGTTCGAGGATTTGGGGTTCTGCGGGAAAGGCGAAGGCCCGGCCTTTGTGCGCGAGCGCGATCTCACCATTGCCGGCGATTTTCCGCACAACACGTCGGGCGGTCAGCTTTCGGCCGGACAGGCGGGAGCCGCCGGCGGCTTCATCGGACTGGTCGAGGCCATCCGCCAGGTCACCGGCGCAGCCGGCCCCACCCAGGTGGAAGGTGCCACGACCGCCATGGTCTCGGGCTTCGGCATGATCAATTACGACCGTGGCGTCTGCTCCAGCGCCGCCATCATTTCGGGAGCCGGCACATGA
- a CDS encoding PDR/VanB family oxidoreductase: MSELKLKVRKSEALTPQIRALELVAVDGGPLPGFSAGAHIRVALPDGSDRHYSLVNASTEAGATETPETYRLGVRLEEESKGGSRFMHGLKEGDIIETSAPRNDFALVDTQAPVLLFAGGIGVTPLISMAAELKAKDRPFSFHYAGRSRTLLAFVDALEAIETNALTIHCDDEPETCIDLKALIGKAPAEGHIYVCGPRGMIEAVREIAHARGIAKDHVHFELFEAHEAEAGDKPFEVEINSTGQVFTIPPGKSIIDVLEEEGVDLIYDCQRGDCGICQTTVLSGIPDHRDVILTDDERAANDVMQICVSRAKSDRLVLDL; encoded by the coding sequence ATGAGCGAATTGAAGCTCAAGGTACGCAAATCCGAGGCGCTCACACCGCAGATCCGGGCGCTCGAACTGGTGGCGGTCGATGGCGGCCCGTTGCCGGGCTTTTCAGCCGGCGCGCATATCCGCGTTGCGCTGCCCGATGGCTCGGACCGCCACTATTCCCTCGTCAATGCAAGCACCGAAGCCGGCGCCACGGAAACGCCTGAAACCTATCGCCTCGGCGTGCGCCTCGAAGAGGAGAGCAAGGGCGGCTCGCGCTTCATGCATGGGCTGAAGGAGGGCGACATCATCGAAACATCCGCGCCGCGCAACGATTTTGCGCTGGTCGACACTCAAGCGCCTGTCCTTCTCTTCGCTGGCGGCATCGGCGTCACGCCGCTCATCTCCATGGCTGCCGAACTCAAGGCGAAGGACCGCCCTTTCTCGTTTCACTATGCGGGCCGTTCCCGCACTCTGCTGGCCTTTGTCGATGCGCTTGAGGCCATCGAAACCAATGCCCTCACCATCCATTGCGACGACGAGCCTGAGACCTGCATTGACCTCAAGGCGCTGATCGGCAAGGCGCCTGCCGAAGGCCACATCTATGTGTGCGGCCCGCGCGGCATGATCGAGGCGGTGCGCGAAATCGCCCATGCCCGCGGCATCGCGAAGGACCATGTGCATTTCGAACTGTTCGAGGCGCATGAGGCCGAAGCGGGCGACAAGCCCTTCGAGGTCGAGATCAATTCCACGGGTCAGGTCTTCACCATACCGCCGGGCAAGTCCATCATCGACGTGCTCGAGGAAGAAGGCGTCGACCTGATCTATGATTGCCAGCGCGGCGATTGCGGCATCTGCCAGACCACCGTTCTGTCCGGCATTCCCGACCACCGCGACGTCATCCTCACCGACGATGAACGCGCGGCCAACGATGTCATGCAGATCTGCGTATCACGCGCAAAATCCGACCGGCTCGTCCTCGACCTCTAG
- a CDS encoding MarR family winged helix-turn-helix transcriptional regulator: MASEDDRIEIDRDAGFVGDYLLYLLAAASDAASADFHAHVREQGLRVPEWRILACLCDEDGQMVTQLAQLALMEQSHLTKIVDQMAVKGLVKRRSDARDRRRVRVNLTAQGRTLGTKLVEKARVHEKSIVSRLGETDAARLKAALKDIHAICRGGDDAAAQSRAAPAELEASLS, translated from the coding sequence ATGGCGAGTGAAGATGACAGAATAGAAATCGACCGCGATGCAGGGTTTGTGGGTGATTACCTGCTTTACCTGCTTGCTGCCGCCAGCGACGCGGCCAGCGCCGACTTCCACGCTCATGTGCGCGAGCAGGGGTTGCGTGTTCCCGAATGGCGCATCCTCGCCTGCCTTTGCGACGAGGATGGCCAGATGGTGACGCAGCTCGCCCAGCTTGCGCTGATGGAGCAATCGCACCTGACCAAGATCGTCGATCAGATGGCGGTGAAAGGGCTGGTGAAGCGCCGCAGCGACGCGCGCGACCGCCGGCGAGTGCGCGTCAATCTGACAGCGCAGGGGCGGACGCTGGGCACCAAGCTGGTGGAAAAGGCGCGGGTCCATGAAAAGTCGATTGTGTCGCGGCTTGGCGAAACGGATGCGGCCCGTCTGAAGGCGGCGCTGAAAGACATACATGCAATTTGCCGGGGAGGAGACGATGCTGCGGCGCAGTCGCGGGCAGCACCGGCAGAACTTGAGGCTAGCCTGTCATGA
- a CDS encoding TRAP transporter small permease has protein sequence MATALLCGAFLVALTLVTVVDVIGRYLLSSPLPGAAEYTEILLMAIVFVGLPAVCLDDGHVSVDLLTAGLKGVAERVQLNLARLLVAAVLGLVSWQLWKHGAQLDSYNEVTVYLRAPLGPFAKATAVIAGVCAVITFVMAVLRLPKSDGGGV, from the coding sequence TTGGCGACCGCCTTGCTCTGCGGCGCGTTTCTGGTGGCGCTGACACTGGTGACGGTGGTCGATGTGATCGGCCGTTATCTCCTGTCGTCGCCGCTGCCGGGTGCCGCGGAATATACCGAGATCCTCCTGATGGCGATCGTGTTCGTAGGGCTGCCGGCGGTGTGCCTGGATGATGGGCATGTGAGTGTCGATCTGCTCACGGCCGGGCTCAAGGGTGTGGCTGAAAGAGTTCAGCTCAATCTCGCCCGGCTTCTGGTTGCCGCTGTACTGGGGCTCGTCTCCTGGCAGCTCTGGAAGCACGGGGCACAGCTCGACAGCTACAATGAGGTGACGGTTTATCTGCGCGCGCCGCTCGGGCCGTTTGCCAAGGCGACGGCGGTCATCGCCGGCGTCTGTGCGGTGATTACATTTGTCATGGCCGTGCTGCGCCTGCCCAAAAGCGATGGCGGGGGCGTTTGA
- a CDS encoding RidA family protein, with amino-acid sequence MTDNSEPTLLHETVHPEGWPQPRGYANAVKTDGGIIYTGGLVGWDRDGRFPKGFVAQAHQTFRNIRDVLEAAGAGPEHLTRLTWYVTNVEDYLADPKGLGKAYRDVFGRCFPAMATVQVTRLVEPEAVVEIEATAVLPARK; translated from the coding sequence ATGACGGACAACTCCGAACCCACACTGCTGCATGAGACGGTGCACCCCGAGGGCTGGCCACAGCCAAGGGGCTATGCCAACGCGGTCAAGACGGATGGCGGCATCATCTATACGGGTGGCCTGGTCGGCTGGGACCGGGACGGGCGCTTTCCGAAAGGGTTCGTGGCGCAGGCTCACCAGACGTTCCGCAACATTCGCGATGTGCTGGAAGCGGCTGGAGCGGGGCCGGAGCACCTGACGCGTCTTACCTGGTATGTGACCAATGTCGAAGACTATCTCGCCGATCCGAAAGGGCTCGGAAAGGCGTATCGCGATGTCTTCGGGCGCTGTTTTCCGGCCATGGCGACCGTTCAGGTGACGAGACTCGTGGAGCCTGAGGCAGTCGTGGAGATCGAGGCGACGGCGGTTTTGCCTGCTCGAAAGTAG
- a CDS encoding aromatic ring-hydroxylating dioxygenase subunit alpha — MSRYANNPQAIRNLIRPTEVHRDVYIDQEVFELEMKYLFANTWVFVGHESQTPNKGDYFTTEIGTQPVIMVRHSDNEIYVLHNRCPHKGTKIAIDRTGNTGKFFRCPYHAWSFKTNGCLLAIPLRKGYKDTGLEESESVHGMAPVGAVKNYRGFIFARLNKDGPDFESFFGESLSSFDNMVDRSPEGRLEVAGPPLRYMHRCNWKMLVENQTDTCHPMVAHESSAGTAIDLWEKMDKPEGTQKPMAMEVIAPFMSPYEFFENMGIRTWPNGHGHTGVHHSIHSDYSAIPGYFEQMVEAYGEERAKAILGENRHNTVYFPNIMIKGPIQQLRLFTPIAADKTLVESYIYRLVGAPDMLLERTAMYNRMINAPTSMVGHDDLEMYERAQEGLHSDGLEWVNVQRLYQEGENFDEITVENGTTERQMRNQFHAWEKYMTLTMEGDAQ; from the coding sequence ATGAGCCGTTACGCGAACAACCCCCAGGCGATCAGAAATCTGATCCGACCCACGGAAGTCCACCGCGACGTCTATATCGATCAGGAAGTCTTCGAGCTGGAGATGAAATATCTCTTTGCCAACACCTGGGTCTTTGTCGGCCATGAGAGCCAGACTCCCAACAAGGGCGATTATTTCACCACCGAGATCGGCACGCAGCCGGTCATCATGGTGCGCCATTCCGACAACGAGATCTACGTCCTGCACAATCGCTGCCCGCACAAGGGCACGAAGATCGCCATCGACCGGACGGGCAACACGGGCAAGTTCTTTCGCTGCCCCTATCACGCATGGTCGTTCAAGACGAATGGCTGCCTCCTCGCCATCCCGCTGCGCAAGGGCTACAAGGACACCGGGCTCGAAGAGAGCGAATCCGTGCACGGCATGGCCCCGGTCGGCGCGGTGAAAAACTATCGCGGTTTCATTTTCGCCCGCCTCAACAAGGACGGTCCGGACTTCGAAAGCTTCTTCGGAGAATCGCTGAGCTCCTTCGACAACATGGTCGACCGCTCGCCGGAGGGCCGTCTGGAAGTGGCCGGCCCGCCGCTGCGCTACATGCATCGCTGCAACTGGAAGATGCTGGTCGAGAACCAGACCGACACCTGCCACCCCATGGTCGCGCATGAAAGCTCGGCCGGCACGGCCATCGACCTGTGGGAGAAGATGGACAAGCCCGAGGGAACGCAGAAGCCCATGGCCATGGAGGTGATCGCCCCCTTCATGAGCCCCTATGAGTTCTTCGAGAACATGGGCATCCGCACCTGGCCGAACGGTCACGGCCACACCGGCGTGCATCACTCGATCCACTCCGACTATTCGGCCATTCCTGGCTATTTCGAACAGATGGTCGAGGCCTATGGCGAGGAGCGCGCAAAGGCCATCCTCGGCGAGAACCGGCACAACACGGTCTATTTCCCCAACATCATGATCAAGGGGCCGATCCAGCAATTGCGGCTGTTCACCCCTATCGCCGCCGACAAGACGCTTGTCGAAAGCTACATCTACCGGCTGGTGGGCGCGCCCGACATGCTGCTGGAGCGTACCGCCATGTACAACCGCATGATCAACGCGCCCACCTCCATGGTCGGCCATGACGATCTGGAAATGTATGAGCGCGCGCAGGAGGGCCTGCATTCCGACGGGCTCGAATGGGTCAACGTCCAGCGCCTCTATCAGGAGGGCGAGAATTTCGATGAGATCACCGTCGAAAACGGCACCACCGAGCGCCAGATGCGCAACCAGTTCCACGCGTGGGAAAAATACATGACGTTGACGATGGAAGGAGACGCGCAATGA
- a CDS encoding TRAP transporter large permease, protein MAWPVGMALLLALIFAGVPIAFAMTAVGLVGVVSIVGWHPALAMLGQVFFDSGRSYTLSVVPLFLLMGNLVVQSGVAGDLYAAANAWLRHRKGGLAMATIVACGGFSSVCGSSLATTATMARISLPAMRKYGYSDRLAASSIAAGGTLGILIPPSVILVIYGILTQQNIGKLFLAGLLPGLIGVIGYMIAVRLSLVVYSEHLETQPKLPLIDRIRALRGVVWALALFVFVLGGIYLGVFTATEAAGMGAGGAFLLTFMRGRLTLRDTLSTLFDTAKTTAVMFFILFGALYFLNYVNFSGLTGDLRNWINAFGVGPYPVIFMIVLIYLVLGCLLESISMITLTVPILFPIVTGLGFDPIWFGIFVVIATELSFITPPIGMNVFVMRTVAPDIPLQRIFAGIVPFVAMDVLRLALLIAVPAMALLIPNSM, encoded by the coding sequence ATGGCGTGGCCGGTCGGAATGGCGCTGCTTCTGGCGCTCATCTTTGCGGGCGTGCCCATCGCCTTCGCCATGACGGCAGTCGGGCTGGTCGGCGTTGTCTCGATCGTTGGCTGGCATCCGGCGCTGGCCATGTTGGGGCAGGTGTTCTTCGACAGTGGCAGGAGCTACACGTTGTCCGTCGTGCCGCTCTTCCTTCTGATGGGCAATCTCGTGGTTCAGTCGGGCGTGGCGGGTGATCTCTATGCGGCGGCGAATGCCTGGCTGCGCCATCGCAAGGGCGGGCTTGCCATGGCGACCATCGTCGCCTGCGGCGGATTCTCGTCGGTGTGCGGCTCGTCGCTCGCCACCACGGCGACCATGGCCCGCATCTCGCTGCCGGCGATGCGCAAATATGGCTATTCCGACCGGCTGGCCGCCTCATCCATCGCGGCGGGCGGTACGCTCGGCATTCTCATTCCGCCGTCCGTCATCCTCGTCATCTACGGCATTCTGACCCAGCAGAATATCGGCAAGTTGTTTCTGGCGGGCCTCCTGCCGGGGCTGATTGGCGTCATCGGCTACATGATCGCCGTGCGTCTGTCGCTGGTGGTCTATTCCGAGCATCTGGAAACACAGCCGAAGCTCCCTCTGATCGACCGCATCCGCGCCCTGCGCGGTGTCGTGTGGGCGCTGGCGCTCTTCGTGTTTGTCCTGGGCGGCATCTATCTGGGCGTGTTCACGGCGACGGAAGCGGCAGGCATGGGTGCGGGGGGCGCTTTCCTGCTCACTTTCATGCGAGGGCGGCTCACCCTGCGTGATACGCTGTCCACACTGTTTGACACGGCGAAGACCACGGCGGTGATGTTCTTCATTCTGTTCGGTGCGCTCTACTTCCTGAACTATGTGAATTTCTCCGGCCTGACAGGCGACCTGCGCAACTGGATCAACGCTTTCGGTGTCGGTCCGTATCCGGTCATCTTCATGATCGTGCTGATCTATCTCGTACTGGGCTGCCTGCTCGAAAGTATCTCGATGATCACGCTCACCGTGCCGATCCTGTTTCCGATCGTCACCGGTCTCGGTTTCGACCCGATATGGTTCGGTATCTTTGTGGTGATTGCTACCGAGCTGAGCTTCATCACGCCGCCCATTGGCATGAATGTTTTCGTCATGCGCACAGTGGCGCCCGACATTCCGCTGCAACGCATTTTTGCCGGCATCGTGCCCTTCGTCGCTATGGACGTGCTGCGGCTTGCCCTGTTGATCGCGGTGCCGGCGATGGCGCTTCTCATCCCCAATTCCATGTGA
- a CDS encoding AMP-binding protein: MKSQIPPFDTVFAAFADTAHRWPKRPFLHVLEETASVYDIPAGELSYGAALAEIERLRNAYAAGGYRTGMRVMLLMENRPGFFLHWFALNALGLSVVPVNPDLQSAELEYMAGHARPVLAVAIASRVADLEQAATASGVGFPVVTPEADTPPLDPRFADMETPQGAPLSREAAMLYTSGTTGKPKGCVLSNLYFLHSGRWYAKAGGLCAMNEDGERMITPLPIFHMNAMAYSLMAMITVGGCLIALDRFHPRSWWQSVRDSRATCLHYLGVMPSILMKAEPTKEDRAHNVRFGFGAGIDPKLHGPFEERFGIPLIEGWAMTETGAGAVIVANHEPRKRGTNCLGQPGPDIEARVVADDGSEAAPGQPGELLVRHAGEDPRFGFFSEYYANPEATAEAWEGGWFHTGDIVMRDADGDFFFVDRKKNVIRRSGENIAAVEVESFLMQHPDIKAAAVAAAPDELRGDEVFACLVVESGERDEARARAIAEWCLDRVAYYKVPGYIAFVDALPLTSTQKIQRGELKTLVARLLTDPATVDTRSMKKRRAA, encoded by the coding sequence ATGAAATCGCAGATCCCGCCGTTCGACACCGTGTTCGCGGCCTTTGCCGACACCGCACACCGCTGGCCCAAGCGCCCCTTCCTGCACGTGCTGGAGGAAACGGCGTCGGTCTACGACATCCCCGCCGGCGAACTCTCCTATGGCGCAGCCCTCGCCGAGATTGAACGCCTGAGAAACGCCTATGCCGCCGGCGGCTATCGCACCGGCATGCGCGTCATGCTCCTGATGGAAAACCGGCCGGGCTTCTTCCTGCACTGGTTCGCCTTAAATGCGCTCGGGCTTTCGGTCGTGCCGGTCAACCCCGACCTGCAATCAGCCGAACTGGAATACATGGCCGGCCACGCGCGCCCGGTTCTGGCCGTCGCCATCGCGAGCCGCGTGGCGGATCTCGAGCAGGCTGCAACTGCCTCCGGCGTTGGCTTTCCGGTCGTCACGCCAGAGGCCGACACCCCGCCGCTCGATCCACGCTTTGCAGACATGGAGACGCCGCAGGGTGCGCCGCTCAGCCGCGAAGCGGCCATGCTCTACACCTCCGGCACCACGGGCAAGCCCAAGGGCTGCGTCCTGTCGAACCTCTATTTCCTGCATTCGGGCCGCTGGTACGCGAAGGCGGGCGGCCTATGCGCCATGAACGAGGACGGCGAGCGCATGATCACGCCGCTGCCCATCTTCCACATGAACGCCATGGCCTATTCGCTGATGGCGATGATCACGGTCGGGGGCTGCCTCATCGCGCTCGACCGTTTCCACCCGCGCAGCTGGTGGCAGAGCGTGCGTGACAGCCGGGCCACCTGCCTGCATTATCTGGGCGTCATGCCGTCCATTCTCATGAAGGCCGAACCCACGAAAGAGGACAGGGCGCACAATGTGCGCTTCGGCTTCGGCGCGGGCATCGATCCCAAGCTGCACGGCCCGTTCGAGGAGCGTTTCGGCATACCGCTGATCGAAGGCTGGGCGATGACGGAGACGGGGGCCGGCGCGGTCATCGTCGCCAATCACGAGCCCCGCAAGCGCGGCACGAACTGCCTTGGCCAGCCCGGCCCGGACATCGAGGCCCGCGTGGTCGCCGACGATGGCAGCGAGGCAGCCCCCGGGCAACCCGGCGAACTCCTGGTGCGCCATGCCGGCGAGGATCCGCGTTTCGGCTTCTTCTCCGAATATTACGCGAACCCCGAGGCCACTGCCGAAGCGTGGGAAGGCGGCTGGTTCCACACCGGCGACATCGTCATGCGCGACGCCGATGGCGACTTCTTCTTCGTCGATCGCAAGAAGAACGTGATCCGCCGTTCAGGCGAGAACATCGCCGCCGTGGAAGTGGAATCCTTCTTGATGCAGCATCCCGACATCAAGGCGGCCGCCGTCGCGGCAGCACCGGACGAATTGCGCGGCGACGAGGTCTTCGCCTGTCTGGTCGTCGAGAGCGGCGAACGCGATGAAGCGCGCGCGCGCGCGATTGCCGAATGGTGTCTGGACCGCGTCGCCTATTACAAGGTTCCGGGCTACATCGCCTTTGTCGACGCCCTGCCCCTGACCTCGACGCAGAAGATCCAGCGCGGCGAACTGAAAACACTGGTCGCCCGGCTTCTCACCGATCCGGCAACGGTCGACACACGCTCCATGAAGAAAAGGCGCGCGGCCTGA
- a CDS encoding aromatic-ring-hydroxylating dioxygenase subunit beta: MTTPTRDDLIDFVYEEARMLDDGRFDEWLDLWTHDSYYWMPLDYNQEDAKHVTSLLHEDAFMRKLRVERFKGERTFSQKPKTRCHHVLNRPFIDHMDEEKGEYVTHTAFHYVETRLDDQILLAATARHELKLIEGKLKITHKRVDLLNSDAAFGNIQMFL, translated from the coding sequence ATGACGACCCCGACCCGCGACGACCTGATCGACTTCGTCTATGAAGAAGCCCGGATGCTGGACGATGGCCGCTTCGACGAATGGCTCGATCTGTGGACCCATGACAGCTATTACTGGATGCCGCTCGACTACAATCAGGAAGACGCCAAACACGTCACCTCGCTGCTGCATGAAGACGCCTTCATGCGCAAATTGCGCGTCGAGCGCTTCAAGGGCGAGCGCACCTTCTCGCAGAAACCGAAGACCCGCTGCCACCACGTTCTGAACCGCCCCTTCATCGACCATATGGACGAGGAGAAGGGTGAGTATGTCACCCACACGGCGTTTCACTATGTGGAGACGCGGCTCGACGACCAGATCCTGCTCGCCGCCACGGCGCGCCACGAGTTGAAACTCATCGAGGGAAAGCTGAAGATCACCCACAAGCGCGTCGATCTGCTCAATTCCGATGCCGCCTTCGGCAATATCCAGATGTTCCTTTGA